From one Desmospora activa DSM 45169 genomic stretch:
- the murQ gene encoding N-acetylmuramic acid 6-phosphate etherase gives MKADKNDWITEQVHPHTRKLDQMTAMEIVQVMSQEDHRIAVAVAAILPTIAAAIDNITEKIRGGGRLFYVGAGTSGRLGVLDASECPPTFGTDPALVQGLIAGGDHALRFPVEGAEDSPEAGKRDLIERSFQKDDFLVGIAASGKTPYVRGALEYGVMLGTTTAAITCNPGSPLGQLADYALEVETGPEILMGSTRLKAGTAQKLILNMLSTGTMIRLGKTYQNLMVDLSPSNAKLRRRAQRIVAMATGVTSAEAEQALNACEGETKTAIVMLLATCDVTTARHRLNQAEGRVREALSLN, from the coding sequence ATGAAGGCGGATAAAAACGATTGGATCACAGAGCAAGTCCATCCCCATACCCGGAAATTGGACCAGATGACCGCCATGGAAATTGTACAAGTGATGAGCCAAGAAGATCACCGTATCGCTGTAGCGGTAGCGGCTATTCTTCCTACCATCGCCGCTGCCATTGACAACATTACCGAGAAAATCCGTGGTGGTGGACGTCTTTTTTATGTGGGGGCGGGTACCAGTGGACGTCTCGGTGTATTGGACGCTTCGGAGTGTCCCCCCACCTTTGGCACGGATCCAGCACTAGTCCAAGGTCTGATCGCTGGTGGGGACCATGCACTCCGCTTTCCGGTAGAGGGAGCGGAAGACTCCCCAGAAGCGGGAAAGCGGGACTTAATTGAACGCTCTTTTCAAAAAGATGACTTTCTGGTGGGAATCGCCGCCAGCGGAAAAACCCCCTATGTGCGGGGAGCCTTGGAATACGGCGTCATGCTGGGTACAACAACGGCAGCCATCACCTGTAACCCGGGCTCACCCCTCGGCCAGTTGGCCGATTATGCCTTGGAAGTGGAGACTGGACCGGAGATTTTAATGGGCTCTACCCGCCTGAAAGCGGGAACGGCACAAAAGTTGATTCTCAACATGTTAAGCACCGGTACGATGATCCGCTTAGGAAAAACTTATCAAAACCTGATGGTCGATTTAAGCCCGTCCAATGCAAAGTTACGCAGACGCGCCCAGCGAATTGTTGCGATGGCGACTGGTGTCACGTCAGCAGAAGCGGAACAAGCCTTAAACGCCTGCGAGGGAGAGACCAAAACCGCCATTGTGATGCTGTTGGCCACATGTGACGTTACAACCGCCCGCCATCGTTTAAATCAAGCTGAAGGACGGGTACGAGAGGCGCTATCGCTTAACTGA
- the madL gene encoding malonate transporter subunit MadL, with the protein MVIYGVALLGGCMLAGVVIGGWLGDLIGIDANVGGIGIAMLLLILTVDYLEKRGKLNQKSKAGLSFWSAMYIPIVVAMAAQQNVVTALKGGPLAIMAGLCATLAGFFLVPVLSGSGVKKKAGHKNEGGRPA; encoded by the coding sequence ATGGTAATCTACGGGGTTGCTTTGTTGGGTGGGTGTATGTTGGCGGGCGTGGTTATCGGCGGATGGTTGGGGGATCTCATCGGCATCGACGCCAATGTGGGCGGGATTGGAATTGCGATGCTTTTGTTGATTTTGACGGTGGATTACCTGGAGAAGAGGGGTAAATTGAACCAGAAATCCAAGGCGGGACTCTCTTTTTGGAGTGCGATGTATATCCCGATTGTGGTCGCCATGGCCGCTCAGCAAAACGTGGTAACGGCATTAAAGGGCGGTCCTTTAGCGATCATGGCTGGGCTTTGCGCTACTTTGGCTGGTTTCTTCCTGGTTCCCGTCCTCAGCGGGAGTGGGGTAAAGAAAAAAGCGGGACATAAAAACGAAGGGGGGCGGCCGGCGTGA
- a CDS encoding sensor histidine kinase, which yields MAEWMIALGVFWETVFQHPGAKWAGIVFSSMMIVMLVTFRHHWGDFVPHHLYSMIVLLFVAGFDYLSGVWWSLWIYLITLGVLHDRDSTKKTVLSTLLFFGVYTLLQYGFSISDSFSDVLNAFLLFLAMTLMTIYLRRARARTEKIKEQNRRLLEKVDEAHSRLHEYIEELEETSRRDYLTGLYNFSGFQEQVSKSLARCSVAGQYYYVICLDLVDFQQVNMKEGINAGDQMLVQIARLLKKKLPPYAQVARYDGDQFAIGLTGDDSAMRLCLDTIETVIGGLRTERSLMNYCIGTASYPMEAQNESELIRLAEHRLSIEQRRIRHQEEERRRHLEKLSAVGQLAAGLAHEIRNPLTSIRGFIQISAMESPEVKKWESIMLPEIDRINDLLKQFLHLSESRPARYTLFNVDRLIDDVFQLLQPKAILMGHELKSYAPTSPVIIEADAEQLKQVLINLVQNGLESLQDKGMVSVRWKEVRDRISIRIQDNGSGIPPEYMSRIFDPFFTTKGDGTGMGLSICHRIISEHGGQVHVTSQPGRGTTFNIHLPIRQAGKKEREQNQPEQETPALSKLNRSEVVERVNMLKNF from the coding sequence TTGGCCGAATGGATGATCGCCCTGGGAGTGTTTTGGGAGACTGTATTTCAGCATCCAGGGGCAAAGTGGGCCGGAATCGTTTTTAGTTCGATGATGATCGTCATGTTGGTAACATTTAGACATCACTGGGGAGATTTCGTTCCACACCACCTGTACTCGATGATCGTGCTGCTTTTTGTGGCGGGTTTTGACTACCTGTCAGGCGTTTGGTGGTCTCTGTGGATTTATCTCATTACGCTAGGTGTGTTGCATGACCGCGATTCCACCAAAAAAACGGTATTATCCACTTTACTCTTTTTTGGTGTGTATACCCTGCTTCAATACGGGTTCTCAATCAGCGATTCATTTAGCGATGTGCTAAATGCGTTTCTGTTATTTTTAGCGATGACATTGATGACGATCTATCTTCGTCGCGCACGTGCAAGGACCGAAAAGATCAAAGAACAGAACCGGCGTCTGCTGGAGAAGGTGGATGAAGCCCATTCCCGCTTACATGAGTACATCGAGGAGCTGGAAGAGACTTCGCGGCGGGATTATCTGACCGGTCTATACAACTTTAGCGGCTTTCAGGAGCAAGTGTCTAAAAGTTTGGCTCGTTGCAGTGTTGCTGGACAGTATTATTATGTGATCTGTCTCGATTTGGTCGATTTCCAACAGGTTAATATGAAAGAAGGGATAAATGCCGGTGATCAGATGCTGGTACAAATCGCTCGCCTGCTGAAGAAAAAACTCCCTCCCTATGCTCAGGTTGCCCGCTATGACGGGGATCAGTTTGCCATCGGGCTGACGGGTGACGATTCGGCGATGCGGCTCTGTCTAGATACAATTGAGACGGTGATCGGGGGGTTGCGAACCGAGCGATCGCTGATGAATTATTGCATCGGGACTGCTTCCTATCCGATGGAGGCGCAAAATGAATCGGAGCTGATCCGGTTGGCGGAGCACCGTCTTTCCATTGAGCAGCGGCGGATTCGTCATCAGGAAGAAGAACGGCGTCGTCATCTGGAAAAATTGTCGGCAGTCGGCCAATTGGCTGCCGGTTTGGCACACGAAATTCGCAATCCGCTCACCTCCATTCGCGGGTTTATCCAGATTTCTGCGATGGAATCTCCAGAGGTGAAAAAGTGGGAATCGATCATGTTGCCCGAGATTGATCGGATCAATGATCTGTTGAAACAGTTCCTTCATCTGAGCGAATCTCGCCCCGCACGATATACGCTGTTTAATGTGGATCGATTGATCGACGATGTCTTTCAGCTGCTACAACCCAAAGCGATCTTAATGGGACATGAGCTAAAGTCGTATGCACCTACCTCGCCGGTTATTATTGAAGCGGATGCGGAACAGCTAAAACAGGTATTGATCAACTTGGTGCAAAACGGCTTGGAATCGCTCCAGGATAAAGGGATGGTATCTGTTCGCTGGAAAGAAGTGCGCGATCGGATCAGCATCCGGATTCAAGATAACGGTTCGGGAATCCCACCTGAATATATGTCCCGCATCTTTGATCCCTTTTTTACTACCAAAGGGGATGGAACGGGGATGGGCTTATCCATCTGCCATCGCATAATTTCAGAGCATGGCGGACAAGTGCATGTAACCAGCCAACCGGGGCGGGGGACCACCTTTAATATTCATCTCCCCATCCGACAAGCGGGTAAAAAAGAGAGAGAACAGAACCAACCGGAGCAGGAGACTCCCGCTCTATCCAAGCTAAACCGCAGCGAAGTGGTGGAACGGGTCAATATGTTAAAAAATTTTTGA
- a CDS encoding YheC/YheD family protein, protein MRSYRQIASKGLKTKVMLEQPLLRPFIPHTLWFTKDGLKQMLEVFPTVFVKPDKGGGGAGIVRIQRITAGYRLCFRQKCRNVSREGVDRALSSLLLPHKQYLIQEGIDLATIDSRPFDVRVLLQKPGSRWVISGMIAKVAARRQFVTNHCKGGSPVALGQALERMEGVPVKPRQIIEELIRVSFLTAKVLDARFPGIRELGLDVGIDRQGRLHIFEVNTRPLFQMFRKIQVPGVYKKILHRHRQVIN, encoded by the coding sequence ATGAGAAGTTATCGCCAGATCGCCAGTAAAGGATTAAAAACCAAAGTGATGTTGGAACAACCTCTCCTCCGTCCCTTTATCCCTCATACTCTTTGGTTTACAAAGGACGGATTAAAACAGATGCTGGAAGTATTCCCTACCGTCTTTGTCAAACCGGACAAAGGGGGAGGAGGCGCCGGAATCGTCCGAATTCAGCGGATAACGGCGGGATATCGGTTATGTTTTCGGCAAAAATGTCGCAATGTGAGTCGGGAGGGGGTGGATCGTGCCTTATCTTCCCTATTGCTCCCCCATAAACAATATCTGATACAGGAGGGGATCGACCTGGCTACCATCGATTCCCGCCCGTTCGATGTGCGGGTGTTGCTGCAGAAGCCGGGTTCCCGGTGGGTTATCAGCGGAATGATCGCCAAAGTGGCGGCGCGGCGACAATTTGTCACCAATCATTGTAAGGGAGGAAGCCCTGTCGCCTTGGGGCAGGCCTTGGAACGAATGGAAGGAGTCCCGGTTAAACCCCGGCAAATTATAGAGGAGCTGATTCGGGTCTCATTTTTGACGGCAAAGGTGCTGGATGCGCGCTTTCCCGGGATTCGGGAGTTGGGGCTGGATGTAGGAATCGACCGGCAGGGGCGGCTTCACATATTTGAGGTAAATACACGTCCCTTGTTTCAGATGTTCCGCAAAATTCAAGTACCAGGGGTATATAAGAAAATCCTGCACCGGCACCGGCAAGTGATAAATTAA
- a CDS encoding ATP-binding protein, with the protein MKKWLHLFNSVQWKVVIIYVCLLLIAIQLIGVYFFRSLEQYYENNLKNELNYQANVLTGLVSDVLEDPDLDLESRNEEVDRLNQQLAFNRRDNEVQIVDPDGVVISTTDDDKSRVGQKNVKANQVIQGLAEEGPEIRRDTTGQRVMLGSYPIESDGRTIGAIYIEAPMQEIYNTIRQINQILIQITGIALVGTVFLGIVLARTITNPVKEITQQATEMAEGDFDRQVDVKSQDEIGQLANAFNHLARHLREALSQNEEEKGKLESVLANMSDGVIATDRQGQVIVSNRRAEEILEKEIEEGEVIQRVLPLSKPVRLPLLEERQTFLELNQNSDEGQNEGTIVKITFTPIRRSSQETVGLIAVLQDVTEEEKLDRQRKEFVANVSHELRTPLTTIKSYLEALDEGGAMKDPELASRFLGVTRQEAERMTRLIHDLLQLSRLDANQARFHKLPLSINEILKGAADRFSVQCEQKDIQFRLRLPEQQLPRIYADRDQIDQVLDNLLSNAVKYTPEGKDVTLSARLRYDGFIQVAVSDTGMGIPTKDLERIFERFYRVDKARSRSMGGTGLGLSIAREIIKAHGGDIHIESQLGEGTTVLFSLPPCELEVIR; encoded by the coding sequence ATGAAAAAGTGGTTGCATCTCTTTAACAGTGTCCAATGGAAAGTTGTCATCATCTATGTCTGCCTGCTCCTGATCGCCATTCAGTTGATCGGCGTCTATTTTTTCCGCTCGCTGGAGCAGTACTATGAAAACAACCTCAAAAACGAACTAAACTATCAGGCCAATGTTCTGACCGGCCTTGTCTCGGATGTGCTGGAAGATCCCGATTTGGACTTGGAAAGCCGTAACGAAGAAGTGGATCGATTAAACCAGCAACTCGCCTTTAACCGCCGCGACAACGAGGTTCAAATCGTCGACCCGGACGGCGTGGTGATCAGCACCACCGATGACGACAAATCGCGCGTGGGGCAAAAAAACGTAAAGGCGAATCAAGTGATCCAGGGACTGGCGGAGGAGGGACCTGAAATCCGACGGGATACGACTGGACAACGCGTCATGTTGGGCAGTTATCCCATTGAGAGTGATGGTCGGACTATCGGAGCCATCTATATCGAAGCGCCCATGCAGGAGATTTACAATACCATCCGGCAGATCAACCAGATTTTGATCCAGATCACCGGAATCGCCTTGGTTGGAACCGTCTTTTTGGGTATTGTCCTCGCCCGTACCATCACCAATCCGGTCAAGGAGATCACTCAACAAGCAACAGAGATGGCGGAAGGGGATTTCGACCGTCAGGTAGATGTAAAAAGCCAGGATGAGATCGGCCAGCTGGCCAACGCCTTTAACCACTTGGCCCGTCACCTGCGGGAAGCCCTCTCACAAAACGAAGAAGAAAAAGGAAAGCTGGAGTCGGTATTGGCCAATATGAGTGACGGTGTAATAGCTACGGATCGCCAAGGGCAGGTGATCGTTTCCAACCGACGGGCCGAAGAGATACTGGAAAAGGAAATCGAAGAAGGGGAAGTGATTCAGCGGGTTCTCCCCCTATCCAAGCCGGTCCGTTTGCCGCTGTTGGAGGAGAGGCAGACGTTTTTGGAATTAAACCAGAACTCGGATGAGGGTCAAAACGAGGGAACCATCGTCAAAATCACATTTACTCCCATTCGCCGCTCCAGTCAGGAAACTGTCGGTTTAATCGCTGTGCTACAGGATGTGACAGAGGAAGAAAAACTGGACCGGCAGCGCAAAGAGTTTGTCGCCAACGTCTCCCATGAATTGCGCACACCCCTTACCACCATTAAAAGCTATCTAGAAGCGTTGGATGAAGGGGGTGCGATGAAGGACCCTGAACTGGCCAGCCGCTTTCTCGGAGTGACGCGACAGGAGGCGGAGCGGATGACACGGTTGATTCACGATTTGTTGCAGCTGTCGCGCCTGGATGCCAATCAGGCCCGCTTTCACAAACTGCCACTGTCGATCAACGAAATCTTAAAAGGAGCGGCAGATCGGTTCTCCGTCCAGTGTGAACAAAAGGATATCCAATTCCGGCTGCGACTTCCGGAACAACAGCTGCCTCGCATCTACGCCGACCGCGATCAGATTGACCAAGTGTTGGATAATCTCCTTTCCAATGCGGTTAAATATACACCGGAAGGGAAAGATGTCACCTTGTCCGCTCGGCTTCGCTATGACGGCTTTATCCAGGTGGCTGTATCCGATACGGGAATGGGAATCCCCACCAAAGACCTGGAACGCATCTTTGAACGCTTTTATCGCGTGGACAAGGCCCGCTCCCGCAGTATGGGGGGAACCGGCCTCGGACTTTCGATCGCCCGGGAAATCATTAAAGCCCACGGCGGCGATATTCACATCGAGAGTCAGCTTGGGGAAGGGACCACTGTTCTCTTCTCACTGCCCCCATGTGAACTGGAGGTGATTCGATGA
- the madM gene encoding malonate transporter subunit MadM — protein sequence MKETLIAVFEENGLVAAFAIVGIATYLSYVLSDKLTKGRLHGSAIAIILGLFLAYLGGVQTGGEKGLADIQMFSGIGLMGGAMLRDFAIVATAFGANLEELKKSGWNGVISLFFGVGISFVVGGAVAMAFGYTDAVSVTTIGAGAVTYIVGPVTGTAIGAASDVITLSIAAGLVKSILVMIGTPFIAKFIGLDNPRSAMVYGGLMGTTSGVAGGLAATDPKLVPYGAMTATFYTALGCLLVPSVFFLLLRALLG from the coding sequence GTGAAGGAGACGCTGATCGCCGTTTTTGAGGAAAACGGGTTGGTGGCGGCTTTTGCCATTGTGGGGATTGCAACGTATCTCTCCTATGTGTTGTCCGACAAATTGACCAAGGGAAGGTTACACGGTTCGGCGATTGCGATTATCCTTGGATTGTTTCTGGCTTATCTGGGTGGCGTTCAAACGGGTGGAGAGAAGGGACTGGCCGATATCCAGATGTTTTCGGGTATCGGTTTGATGGGAGGGGCGATGCTGCGGGATTTTGCGATTGTAGCGACAGCCTTTGGCGCTAACCTGGAGGAGTTAAAAAAGTCAGGTTGGAATGGGGTGATCTCGCTATTTTTCGGAGTAGGCATCTCTTTTGTCGTTGGTGGAGCAGTCGCGATGGCGTTTGGATATACGGATGCGGTTAGTGTAACCACCATTGGGGCGGGGGCGGTGACATACATCGTCGGTCCGGTTACGGGAACCGCGATCGGTGCGGCGTCTGATGTGATCACCCTTAGCATCGCAGCGGGATTGGTGAAATCGATCTTAGTAATGATCGGAACTCCGTTTATCGCCAAATTTATTGGATTGGATAATCCCCGTTCAGCCATGGTCTACGGGGGGCTCATGGGGACCACCAGCGGGGTGGCCGGTGGGTTGGCAGCCACTGATCCTAAACTGGTCCCCTACGGCGCGATGACCGCCACCTTTTACACCGCATTGGGGTGCTTGTTGGTCCCCTCCGTTTTCTTTCTCCTCCTGCGGGCGCTACTGGGATAA
- the yycF gene encoding response regulator YycF has translation MSAKILVVEDERPIADILQFNLSKEGYEVECVYDGDTAVKRVFEAVPDLILLDLMLPGMDGIEVCRKVRQSYQVPIIMVTAKDSEVDKVLGLEIGADDYVTKPFSNRELLARIKANLRRSKDHDDSSSTPANTLRVGAVTIDQGSYIVKKEKTPIDLTHREFELLSYMAKHANQVLTREHLLQSVWGYDYFGDVRTVDVTIRRLREKIEDDPSQPQYIITRRGIGYTMRDPGSER, from the coding sequence ATGAGCGCAAAAATTCTCGTTGTGGAAGACGAGCGTCCCATCGCGGATATTTTACAATTTAATCTGTCTAAAGAAGGTTATGAAGTGGAATGCGTCTATGATGGAGATACTGCTGTCAAACGGGTGTTTGAGGCCGTCCCGGACCTGATCCTGTTGGACCTGATGTTACCGGGAATGGATGGGATCGAAGTGTGCCGCAAGGTGCGCCAATCCTACCAAGTTCCCATTATCATGGTAACGGCCAAAGACTCAGAAGTGGACAAAGTGCTTGGCTTGGAAATCGGGGCGGATGATTATGTTACCAAGCCTTTTAGCAACCGTGAACTGCTGGCCCGGATTAAAGCCAACCTCAGACGGAGCAAAGATCACGACGACAGTTCCTCCACCCCTGCCAACACGCTGCGGGTAGGTGCCGTCACCATTGATCAGGGCAGCTATATCGTCAAAAAGGAGAAAACCCCCATTGATCTAACCCACCGCGAGTTTGAGCTGCTCTCCTATATGGCTAAACACGCAAATCAGGTGCTGACCCGGGAGCATTTGCTGCAATCGGTATGGGGCTACGACTATTTTGGCGATGTGCGTACCGTCGATGTCACCATCCGGCGGTTGCGGGAGAAGATTGAGGACGACCCCAGCCAGCCCCAATACATCATCACCCGACGCGGAATCGGGTACACCATGCGGGATCCGGGCTCCGAACGGTGA
- a CDS encoding YwhD family protein yields the protein MPKKKSSGFNIISGDSTTHGGYYTGTLNLSNLSSVLIDGEEARIDLGLIHAKSRVERGIKFSGDPADTPAGKEYWVVWVAIDRNEQGSYYAGAAACPMRIDREARRGWKNLADHVNRMDDALKRRIRLDQLGTTERQALKNLLQENDEAMWLNSPTELKNVLGEK from the coding sequence ATGCCGAAAAAGAAAAGTTCCGGATTTAACATTATCAGTGGTGATTCCACTACCCACGGTGGTTATTATACTGGCACACTCAATCTGAGCAACTTGTCATCCGTTCTGATTGACGGTGAGGAAGCGCGGATCGATTTGGGATTGATCCATGCCAAGAGCAGGGTGGAACGGGGGATTAAGTTTTCCGGCGACCCCGCCGATACTCCCGCCGGAAAGGAGTATTGGGTGGTATGGGTGGCGATTGACCGTAATGAACAGGGGTCGTATTATGCCGGGGCGGCGGCTTGTCCGATGCGGATCGACCGGGAAGCCCGCCGCGGATGGAAAAATCTCGCCGATCACGTCAACCGCATGGATGATGCACTCAAGCGTCGCATTCGCCTGGATCAGTTGGGGACAACGGAAAGACAGGCATTAAAAAATTTGTTGCAGGAAAATGATGAGGCGATGTGGTTAAACTCTCCCACCGAGCTAAAAAATGTTCTCGGGGAAAAATGA
- a CDS encoding PTS transporter subunit EIIC: MSKEQNLARSLLEYLGGSNNIANISHCMTRLRVTPVDRDAVRLEELKSHTGVMGVVETSGQIQIILGPGTVTKVANFMSEETGLKADEVQDRKAEISDRNRTPFKLFLRKLANIFIPLIPAIVAGGMIMGLTNVCIHSFDINESNPWIQLLTAISKVIFAYLAVFVGINTAREFGGTPALGGVAGGMIILPDIAEITLFGEALLPGRGGLIGALLAAYFISVVERGLRRIIPSVVDIIFTPTLAVLITGFATYVVLQPVGGMISDAITTVLTGLLDTGGAAMAVVSGGVLAGTFLPLVMTGLHQGLTPIHMQLLDQTGLDPLLPILAMAGAGQVGAAFAIYFKTRNQTLRNVIKGGLPVGILGIGEPLIFGVTLPLGRPFITACLGAAVGGAFQAVFGIASVAIGVSGLPLTLLIAPGQILMYLLGVLISYVAGFIITYFFGFSREMDQLYGKNTPTTPTTTTTAG, encoded by the coding sequence TTGAGCAAAGAACAAAACCTAGCCCGCTCTCTGTTGGAATATTTGGGCGGGAGCAACAACATCGCTAACATCAGTCACTGTATGACACGTCTGCGGGTGACGCCTGTCGATCGGGATGCTGTTCGCTTGGAAGAATTGAAATCGCATACAGGCGTGATGGGTGTCGTCGAGACTTCCGGACAAATTCAAATCATCCTAGGTCCAGGCACCGTCACTAAAGTTGCAAATTTTATGTCCGAAGAGACCGGGCTAAAAGCGGATGAAGTACAGGATCGAAAAGCGGAGATATCCGATCGGAATCGCACTCCTTTTAAGCTGTTTTTACGCAAATTGGCCAATATTTTTATCCCTTTAATTCCCGCGATTGTAGCTGGCGGGATGATTATGGGGCTAACCAATGTCTGTATTCATTCTTTTGATATCAATGAAAGTAACCCCTGGATTCAGTTGCTCACTGCCATCAGTAAAGTGATCTTTGCGTATCTAGCGGTATTTGTAGGGATCAACACCGCCCGAGAATTTGGTGGAACCCCTGCTCTAGGGGGTGTGGCAGGTGGAATGATCATTCTGCCAGATATCGCTGAGATCACCCTGTTTGGTGAAGCTTTGCTTCCGGGACGGGGCGGATTAATCGGTGCGTTGTTGGCCGCTTATTTTATCAGTGTAGTCGAACGCGGTCTTCGACGCATCATCCCCTCTGTGGTCGATATTATCTTTACGCCAACCCTCGCTGTTCTCATCACTGGATTTGCCACCTATGTCGTCTTACAACCGGTCGGGGGCATGATCTCCGACGCAATTACCACTGTTCTCACCGGCCTGTTGGATACAGGTGGCGCAGCAATGGCGGTCGTCTCCGGCGGCGTGCTCGCTGGTACCTTCCTGCCGCTGGTGATGACAGGATTACACCAGGGATTGACACCCATCCATATGCAGCTATTGGACCAGACCGGCTTAGACCCGTTGCTTCCCATATTGGCCATGGCGGGAGCCGGGCAAGTAGGGGCCGCTTTCGCCATCTACTTCAAAACCCGCAATCAAACCCTGCGTAATGTAATCAAAGGTGGACTGCCCGTAGGTATTTTAGGAATCGGTGAACCTTTGATCTTCGGTGTAACCCTTCCCTTGGGCCGCCCCTTTATCACCGCTTGTCTGGGAGCTGCCGTCGGTGGTGCATTCCAAGCTGTATTTGGGATCGCCTCCGTCGCCATCGGAGTATCCGGTTTACCGCTGACCCTGCTGATCGCACCTGGGCAGATCCTGATGTATTTGTTGGGTGTGCTGATCTCGTATGTCGCCGGTTTTATCATCACTTATTTCTTTGGATTTAGCCGGGAGATGGATCAGCTCTACGGCAAAAACACACCTACCACTCCTACGACAACCACGACTGCCGGTTGA
- a CDS encoding peptidase MA family metallohydrolase, whose amino-acid sequence MVTNTFQTHLRAWLCFFLSSLLVFAVGYTHYGKMIAQPVLHQSNHWWEAWRFRDGHVIEGSRAHVYYRSSDMKAQGQLVAAEADRVLRTFEQEYNFTPTRPVPVFLFPDRESLQNHFSWSHAQSATGVYFSGSIYLLNPEIWYRGFPRADENPQEWAQLFREKGPLVHEVAHLYLDRVTGGNYPLWYTEAFAQWVEYDQLGYEWVVPANRLNDRALYSYDDLRNRFDQLDNQALAYRQSFLLVRHMVEEQGEDKLDHLHRLLGRGIPFETAWEQIYGETAAESHRRWLE is encoded by the coding sequence ATGGTCACAAATACATTTCAGACCCACTTGCGAGCTTGGCTGTGCTTTTTTCTCTCATCGTTGTTGGTGTTTGCTGTTGGCTATACTCATTATGGAAAAATGATCGCCCAACCGGTCCTGCACCAGAGCAACCACTGGTGGGAAGCGTGGCGCTTTCGAGACGGCCATGTTATCGAAGGATCGCGGGCGCACGTATATTACCGTTCCTCTGATATGAAAGCCCAAGGGCAACTGGTGGCAGCCGAAGCGGATCGGGTGCTGCGCACGTTTGAGCAAGAGTACAATTTTACTCCTACCCGCCCGGTTCCCGTCTTTCTCTTTCCCGACCGGGAATCCCTCCAAAATCACTTTTCTTGGAGTCATGCCCAGAGTGCGACAGGGGTTTACTTCTCTGGTTCTATCTATCTTCTAAACCCTGAGATTTGGTATCGGGGATTCCCACGTGCAGACGAAAATCCGCAGGAGTGGGCGCAACTGTTTCGAGAAAAAGGTCCGCTCGTACACGAAGTGGCCCATCTCTATCTGGACCGGGTCACGGGAGGAAATTATCCTTTATGGTACACGGAAGCGTTTGCCCAATGGGTGGAATACGACCAGTTGGGTTACGAATGGGTGGTTCCCGCTAATCGCTTGAACGATCGGGCGCTATACAGTTACGACGATTTACGGAATCGATTTGACCAATTGGACAACCAAGCATTGGCTTATCGCCAATCTTTCCTGCTGGTCCGGCATATGGTGGAGGAACAGGGTGAGGACAAACTGGATCACCTGCATCGCCTTTTGGGCCGAGGGATCCCTTTTGAAACCGCCTGGGAGCAAATATATGGGGAGACTGCAGCGGAATCCCATCGCCGTTGGCTGGAATAA